A portion of the Meriones unguiculatus strain TT.TT164.6M chromosome 14, Bangor_MerUng_6.1, whole genome shotgun sequence genome contains these proteins:
- the Znf579 gene encoding zinc finger protein 579 → MDPQPPPPAQGSPPHRGRGRGRGRGRGRGRGRGRGGAGAPRAPLPCPTCGRLFRFPYYLSRHRLSHSGLRPHACPLCPKAFRRPAHLSRHLRGHGPQPPLRCAACPRTFPEPAQLRRHLAQEHAGGEVDLSTQRAVKEEPEPSWGPQDEGVGQPAVVVAGAEDTAAVWPEAWPAGDPAPVAAPTNTDPRESEAEAAEPGAAELRAELALAAGRQEEKQVLLQADWTLLCLRCREAFATKGELKAHPCLRPEGEQEGEGGPPPRPKRHQCSICLKAFARPWSLSRHRLVHSTDRPFVCPDCGLAFRLASYLRQHRRVHGPLSLLAPLPGAGKKDDKAAGGRNSGKGPEGGEGAECGGASEGGEGGQNGGDATPARPPAGEPRFWCPECGKGFRRRAHLRQHGVTHSGARPFQCVRCQREFKRLADLARHAQVHAGGPAPHPCPRCPRRFSRAYSLLRHQRCHRAELERAELERAAALQSLQSQASQSPQPPPLKQEVEGFPLSVSHIKEEPSSPGTPPQSPPAPPVFLSASCFDSQDHSAFEMEDEEVDSKAHLRGLGSLAS, encoded by the coding sequence ATGGATCCACAGCCCCCTCCACCTGCCCAGGGCAGCCCACCTCACCGTGGCCGAGGCCGTGGCCGTGGCCGCGGCCGTGGGCGAGGCCGTGGTCGTGGCAGAGGGGGTGCTGGAGCCCCTCGAGCCCCTCTGCCCTGCCCCACCTGTGGTCGTCTCTTCCGCTTCCCTTACTACCTGTCTCGACACCGGCTGAGCCACTCGGGCCTCCGGCCCCACGCCTGCCCCCTGTGCCCCAAAGCTTTCCGCAGGCCTGCCCACCTTTCGCGCCACCTTCGTGGCCACGGGCCCCAGCCGCCGCTGCGCTGCGCTGCCTGCCCACGCACCTTCCCGGAGCCGGCCCAGCTCCGGCGCCACCTGGCCCAGGAGCACGCGGGCGGCGAGGTGGATCTGTCCACACAGAGGGCGGTGAAGGAGGAGCCTGAGCCCAGTTGGGGTCCGCAGGACGAGGGCGTGGGGCAGCCTGCCGTGGTGGTGGCCGGTGCAGAGGACACAGCAGCAGTGTGGCCCGAAGCGTGGCCCGCGGGGGACCCGGCCCCGGTGGCTGCCCCCACAAACACCGATCCTCGGGAATCAGAAGCCGAGGCGGCCGAGCCGGGGGCAGCGGAGCTAAGGGCAGAGTTGGCCCTGGCCGCGGGGCGACAGGAGGAGAAACAGGTCCTCCTCCAGGCTGACTGGACGCTGCTGTGTCTCCGCTGTCGCGAAGCCTTTGCCACGAAGGGAGAGCTCAAAGCACACCCGTGTCTGCGCCCCGAGGGCGAACAGGAGGGCGAAGGGGGACCCCCACCGCGTCCCAAGCGACACCAGTGTTCCATCTGCCTCAAGGCCTTTGCCCGGCCCTGGTCCCTGTCGCGTCACCGGCTAGTCCACTCCACCGATCGGCCTTTTGTGTGTCCAGACTGCGGCCTGGCCTTCCGCCTGGCCTCCTACCTCCGCCAGCATCGCCGTGTCCATGGCCCTCTCAGCCTGCTGGCCCCGCTACCCGGAGCCGGCAAGAAGGACGACAAGGCCGCAGGTGGACGGAACTCAGGGAAAGGGCCTGAGGGGGGCGAAGGGGCAGAATGTGGGGGTGCATCCGAAGGGGGTGAAGGCGGGCAGAATGGAGGAGATGCCACCCCAGCCCGGCCTCCAGCGGGGGAGCCGCGTTTCTGGTGTCCGGAGTGTGGCAAAGGTTTCCGACGCCGGGCACACCTGCGCCAGCACGGGGTCACCCACTCCGGGGCACGCCCTTTCCAGTGCGTGCGCTGCCAGCGGGAGTTCAAGCGACTAGCGGACCTGGCCCGCCACGCTCAAGTCCACGCCGGGGGTCCTGCCCCTCACCCATGCCCGCGATGCCCGCGCCGTTTCTCCCGCGCCTACAGCCTTCTGCGCCACCAGCGCTGCCACCGCGCAGAGCTCGaaagggcagagctggagagggcCGCAGCACTGCAGTCGCTCCAGTCCCAGGCCTCACAGTCGCCCCAGCCTCCGCCGCTTAAACAGGAGGTCGAAGGGTTCCCTCTGTCCGTCTCCCACATCAAGGAGGAGCCTTCCTCACCTGGCACCCCACCCCAGTCCCCGCCGGCTCCTCCTGTCTTTCTCAGCGCCTCCTGTTTTGACAGCCAAGACCATTCAGCTTTTGAGATGGAGGATGAGGAGGTGGACAGCAAGGCCCACCTACGCGGATTGGGGAGCCTGGCCTCCTGA
- the Znf524 gene encoding zinc finger protein 524, which translates to MDKPSPDPLPSTLSGEEEKPLALLPPVPRGRRGRPPGGAATSNRTLKSSLPRKRGRPPKSVQEAPLTAPVDSGGSSDLLLIDDQGVPYTVPERSAADGPQGSGPKRAPHFCPVCLRAFPYLSDLERHSISHSELKPHMCKDCGKTFKRSSHLRRHCNIHAGLRPFHCVLCPRRFREAGELAHHHRIHSGERPYQCPSCRVRFTEANTLRRHYKRKHPELVGMPVRLCPPNPRPQPLWDDDEGAPVPEGVQEEGPEEKEPAWPRSSTTSPVSGFTVGASAGAGHGQGGQDTLISGGIPIMGGGQKQGPDATQHPPAD; encoded by the coding sequence ATGGACAAGCCCAGCCCAGACCCGTTGCCTTCAACTTTGTCTGGGGAGGAAGAAAAACCTCTGGCCTTACTTCCTCCTGTTCCCCGGGGCCGCCGAGGCCGACCTCCTGGGGGAGCTGCCACCTCCAATCGGACTCTCAAGTCCTCTCTCCCTCGAAAGCGGGGCCGACCCCCCAAATCAGTGCAGGAAGCCCCGTTGACAGCACCAGTGGACAGCGGTGGCAGCAGCGATCTTCTGTTGATCGATGATCAGGGTGTTCCTTATACAGTTCCCGAAAGGTCAGCAGCAGATGGGCCCCAGGGCTCTGGCCCCAAGAGGGCCCCACACTTCTGCCCTGTGTGCCTGAGGGCCTTCCCCTACCTCTCTGACCTGGAGCGCCACAGCATCTCTCACTCAGAATTGAAGCCACACATGTGCAAAGATTGCGGCAAGACCTTCAAGCGGTCCAGCCACTTGCGGCGTCATTGCAACATTCATGCTGGCCTTAGGCCCTTCCATTGTGTGCTCTGCCCTCGCCGCTTCCGAGAGGCAGGGGAGCTTGCACATCACCACCGCATCCACTCTGGAGAGCGACCATACCAGTGTCCCTCATGCAGGGTACGCTTCACGGAGGCCAATACCCTCCGGCGCCATTACAAACGTAAACACCCAGAGCTTGTGGGGATGCCCGTGCGCCTGTGCCCCCCAAACCCAAGACCTCAACCTCTGTGGGATGACGATGAGGGCGCCCCTGTTCCAGAAGGGGTACAGGAGGAAGGTCCTGAAGAAAAGGAGCCTGCTTGGCCCAGGTCCTCCACCACCTCTCCTGTGTCTGGGTTTACAGTGGGGGCTTCAGCTGGTGCTGGGCATGGCCAAGGTGGCCAAGACACCCTTATTTCTGGTGGTATTCCCATCATGGGAGGGGGTCAAAAGCAGGGACCTGATGCCACCCAGCACCCTCCTGCGGACTGA
- the Fiz1 gene encoding flt3-interacting zinc finger protein 1, translating into MDDASMPVIPAPVATPGPAPSATAPRVPFHCSECGKSFRYRSDLRRHFARHTALKPHACPRCGKGFKHSFNLANHLRSHTGERPYRCSACPKGFRDSTGLLHHQVVHTGEKPYCCLVCELRFSSRSSLGRHLKRQHRGVLPPPLQPSPGLPPVSSPCSVCCNVGPCSVCGGGGASGGEGLEGAGTTNWGLAEAAAAAAASLPPFACGACARRFDHGRELAAHWAAHTDVKPFKCPRCERDFNAPALLERHKLTHDLQGSTAPPTQVWASAGSPEVAEESDMAEVGAAPPTWDARLLLSPTGASVPKLEALLPGGEGTGNARAPAAAAEASSEDTLYQCDCGTFFASAPALASHLEAHSGPATFGCGHCGALYAELAALEEHRRASHGEGSGEAAPDGKGEQAASGPTPGSSSRGKKIFGCSECEKLFRSPRDLERHVLVHTGEKPFPCLECGKFFRHECYLKRHRLLHGTERPFPCHICGKGFITLSNLSRHLKLHRGMD; encoded by the exons ATGGATGACGCCTCCATGCCTGTGATTCCTGCCCCTGTTGCTACCCCAGGGCCAGCACCATCTGCCACTGCTCCTCGAGTCCCCTTTCACTGCAGCGAATGTGGCAAAAGCTTTCGTTACCGATCAGACCTGCGGCGCCACTTTGCTCGACACACTGCGCTCAAACCCCACGCATGCCCTCGCTGTGGCAAGGGCTTCAAGCATAGCTTCAATTTGGCCAACCACTTGCGCTCACACACTGGTGAGCGGCCCTACCGATGTTCCGCCTGCCCTAAGGGATTCCGAGACTCCACTGGCCTGCTGCACCACCAG GTTGTCCACACTGGTGAGAAGCCTTACTGCTGTCTGGTCTGCGAGCTCCGATTCTCCTCTCGATCCAGCCTGGGCCGCCACCTCAAGAGGCAGCACCGGGGCgtgcttccccctcccctccagcccAGCCCAGGCCTGCCTCCTGTGAGCTCCCCCTGTTCAGTGTGTTGCAACGTGGGTCCCTGTTCGGTTTGTGGAGGTGGAGGGGCCAGCGGAGGAGAGGGCCTGGAAGGAGCAGGAACGACCAACTGGGGGTTGGCAGAAGCGGCAGCTGCTGCTGCAGCCTCACTGCCCCCATTCGCGTGTGGCGCCTGTGCCCGGCGCTTTGACCATGGCCGGGAGCTGGCTGCCCACTGGGCTGCACATACTGATGTGAAGCCGTTCAAGTGCCCGCGCTGTGAGCGTGACTTCAATGCACCTGCGCTGTTGGAACGCCACAAGCTCACGCACGACCTGCAGGGGAGCACTGCACCCCCAACACAGGTTTGGGCCTCTGCTGGGAGTCCAGAGGTGGCAGAAGAGAGCGACATGGCAGAGGTGGGGGCTGCCCCGCCGACTTGGGACGCCAGGCTCCTTCTGAGCCCTACTGGGGCAAGCGTGCCCAAGCTGGAGGCACTGCTTCCTGGGGGCGAAGGCACTGGGAATGCCCGGGCTCCTGCTGCAGCAGCGGAGGCGTCCTCAGAAGACACACTGTACCAGTGCGACTGCGGGACCTTCTTCGCCTCTGCCCCGGCCTTGGCCAGCCATCTAGAAGCGCACTCTGGCCCAGCTACCTTCGGCTGTGGCCACTGTGGGGCGCTGTATGCTGAGCTGGCCGCCCTGGAGGAACACCGGCGTGCCAGCCACGGAGAGGGCAGTGGGGAAGCGGCCCCTGATGGGAAGGGCGAGCAAGCAGCTAGCGGGCCCACACCCGGCTCCTCTAGCCGTGGGAAGAAAATTTTTGGCTGCTCTGAATGCGAGAAGCTGTTCCGTTCTCCTCGAGACCTGGAACGGCATGTGCTGgtccatactggagagaagccattCCCGTGCCTGGAGTGTGGCAAGTTCTTCCGCCACGAGTGCTACCTCAAGCGCCACCGGCTGCTGCATGGCACAGAGCGGCCCTTCCCCTGTCACATCTGCGGCAAGGGCTTTATTACGCTCAGTAACCTCTCCAGGCATTTGAAGCTGCACAGGGGCATGGACTGA